From the Jilunia laotingensis genome, the window ATCGTATTTTCAGCGATAAGGGTTGGCATAGGATATGACTATTATGGTTATATGAATCTAATTCTGAAAAATGTTCCAGATTATTCAATAGAAAGAATAGAGCCTTTGGCGAAATTATTAATGGAATTTTCTTATTGGACACATTATCAACTTTTTTTTGTAATAACTTCATTTTTAACTTTATATCCTTTGTATTTAGTTTCAAAAAAATATTCTGAAAATGTAAATCTTTCTTTGATAGTATATTTGCTTTTTCCTATATTTTTTTTGGAGAGTTTAAGTATTATAAGAAATGCTGTTGCGTATACATTTATCTTTTGGGCATTTTATTATTTCTTACAGCATAGATATTTGTTGTATACTATTATAAGTGTAATTGCAATAGGATTTCATATATCTGCGTGCATAGGATTATTGTTGCCATTGGTATATCTTTTTCAGTGTCAAAAAAAATGGAATATGTTGTTTTATATCTTCTCTTTGTTTTCATCATCAATTTTGATGGCTCTTTTGTCTAATATTTCATCAACATTTCCTTTTTTAGAAAGTGTTGAGTATTATGTAAATAATGGATATATTGGTTCGGGGAATACTATGAAAATAGTTATTAATATGATAGCTATTTTTAATTTGTTTTTTTGGAGAGAATTGGAAAGTAGAAGTGAAAAGTCTAAATTATGGCTGAATATAACTAATTTTGGTGCGATTATTTGGAATTTGTTCAGCTTTGAAGGTACTTTATGCCTTAGACTATCTTCCTTTTTTCTTTTATTTTTAATTTTATTATTGCCTTCATATTTGTATATT encodes:
- a CDS encoding EpsG family protein; the protein is MNYSFSFLDLFPYLLLVIICFYIGFHKLKNVDSGKLICIVVIVFSAIRVGIGYDYYGYMNLILKNVPDYSIERIEPLAKLLMEFSYWTHYQLFFVITSFLTLYPLYLVSKKYSENVNLSLIVYLLFPIFFLESLSIIRNAVAYTFIFWAFYYFLQHRYLLYTIISVIAIGFHISACIGLLLPLVYLFQCQKKWNMLFYIFSLFSSSILMALLSNISSTFPFLESVEYYVNNGYIGSGNTMKIVINMIAIFNLFFWRELESRSEKSKLWLNITNFGAIIWNLFSFEGTLCLRLSSFFLLFLILLLPSYLYIFKRKYRQVISFLFCTFFILLFSSSFYINIFAHMKTGCKMSALPYQTIFYSVEYPLYVNE